TAACGTTCTCTTTCTCCTTAAGGCTAAAAATAAAGTCGGTCTAAGAGAGAGGTAACTGCTGGAAGACAAAACCAACAGACACAGATCTCAGTACAGCTAGTTGCCTTCATATTCCCACGCTCCCACTCTTCCACAAAGCAACAGTAACGGTCACTTTTCGATCTTCCCCATAAATCCCACATACACTCCAGACGGCTacatttcttttctctctctctctgtcgcTGCCTAGAGCCCTCTGTTTTTCTGTGTGTGGAAAAATGGCGAAGAGCTTTggcttcttcttcatctctctcttcttcacGCTCCCACTCTCGCGCGCCTCGGTGCCGGCGTCGAGGGCCCAGAAAGGCGTCGTGGGGACGGAGCTCTGGTGCGTGGCGAAGAACAACGCGGACGACGCGGCTCTGCAGTCCGCTCTGGACTGGGCCTGCGGGCCCGGGGCCACCGACTGCGGCCCAATCCAGCAAGGCGGTCCCTGCTACGATCCCACCGACATCCAGTCTACGGCGTCGTTTGCCTTCAACGACTACTACTTGAAGCACGGCATGACCGACGACAGTTGCTTCTTCGACAACACTGCCGCTCTCACTTCTTTGAACCCTAGTGAGTGCCCACACTatttcttgcttttcttttctattctttcAATGGAAATCTTTggggttttcttttcttggttttctCTGCTATTGGATCTGATTTTAGTGAACccatttgtttcttttcattctctGTAAAGAATGAACCTTTTTTAGGGGATTTTGGATCTGCAAAGCTTGaagctttgttttttgtttttgttttgttttgtttttttttttcagttgattTGGGATttgatcttgattttttttttttcgataatCTATTGCAGGTCATGATAATTGCAAATTCCCATCCAGGtaacttttcatattttagttttatttatttggttcttGAGTATCAGAAgattggaagaaagaatatttgCATTTCCCCTCGGGGAAAACATTAGAATTGTCTTCTTGAAAATTTTACGTTTTCAATGAAAAGTGATTGAATTTCCCAGTAAATGTGCTATAACTATCTTGATGAAATGatcctcaagaaaaaaaaaaagaaaaagaaaagaataaacacACAAATGAAATATCACAAAGATTTATTGGAGCCAGAGGCCTATACATGCTGACAAGTTTAATGATTATAGCTATATTTTCAAGATTCATTGCAAACAGTAAAAGCGGAGAGTTTTTGTGGTGTTCTAGATTGTGTAATATTCATGAATTTGAATGAAGCAGCATGTTGGCGAGCAACGGAAGCTTTTCTGGATCATCAACAGGAGCGGGAATGGTGCCAAGTGAAGACATAAACGGCTGCACTGGGAATGCTCAGCTATGGTTTTGGACTCTAATTATTGCTCAAATGTTTATTATAATTACACACATTATTTCACAACGGTAGACTAGAGAGAGTAGCTGGTTTATCATCCTcttttccctttcaaaaaaagCGAATGCTTTTTTTGATGATGAGATAGCTGCAATGCATATTTTAGGAACTGAAAATGTATTGTATCTGTGGTTAGAAGACTCTAATATAATATTAGTATGCATATTTTTGTAGTGGCCAGTTGGGACATTTCCAACGGATCAAAATTCTTGAGCAGAACCCTCCCTTTTATCACAATTTGtcatatattttcattttctacttAGAACGTGGATATCTTTTTAAGTGCTGTTGCTTTGATAATAATCCCTCCCTGGCTTGCCTCATGTTATTCATGGTTTTTAGTTCATTTTGAcattatttgttaaaattgctagcaatttttGATTGCCCAATTACTTATTCGAACATGTAGATTCTATATGATGTCTCTCACTATCTGCTAAAATTGCTAAAATTGCTGTGAGTTTGAATCTCGACTTCCATCATACTTGGATGGTAATCAAGTTAATTTGGTGATGCTGGCTGCTCCATTATTCTCCAATTAGTCACTTTTGAGCCATGTTTTACCACGTGTTGGTCTTGCAACTCTATTGGAATCTACTCCTGGATCTTCTACTTTGGAGAATAATGGAGTAGAAAGAGAGTAAATGGAGCACTTTTTGCATAAAGAAGGTGGCACAGGCATTATTTCTCAAATACCCATATAAGAAAAAGGAAGTTTGTATACAGGGCAATTCTAAGAACTTTTAGTTGAGTCTTCTTTATGGTGATAAAGCTGTTTGCTTTCTTTGTTCTTAGCAAAGGGCCATagactatttttatttttattttttattgttttaaaaaagaaaattagctCGACTGTAATGATAGAGATTTTCTGATCTTCCCCCACTTCGCAATAAGAAGCTACAAGAACATTAGGTGGAACTTATGATGGCTTTCATTGTTTCACTGTGAAAAAGAGCAGCACAAGAGATTAGTGAGAGAGTTTGAGCTGCAgcaatctctttcttttttcatcttttcttcttatgTGTTACTATTAGAGAATTGTGTAAAAGAACAATTCATTTGGGTATATTGGAATTTGGGTGGATGTGTTTTTTCTTCATAACTATTTCGTACTCCAATTTTTGTTAATAGATTTTTCCTAATCCCTGTCACCAATAACGTAACTTACATGGAGAGAACTATATAAATTTCTAAATTCTCAAGTGTAATtttaagggatttttttttttttttttactgcaaATCAACGATTATGATAAATATAACGAGTACCAAATACGAAGTAGAGAACTTTATAACGGAAGGAACaacttctctatttatagagaatgATAAAAGTTCTAATTTAACTAGTAGTTTACATGCGTCATTGGAAAAGGTGAAAAAATCTCAAAAGATGGACAATGACAAATGGAATAAGATGGAattttttatggaatttttttttgatgctAGTGTGATCCGCCTGAATTAATCAAATGAAATCATCCATACTGTAATTGGTGAAGAGCAGGCTGAAATAATGTGGCTGAATTGAGAGATATATgacaaaaaatctaaaaaaaataaattgtatgtGAAGAAACATTTATATGGCttataaaaagaggaaaatatatatgtttgagcACCTCAATATTTTTAATCTGTTAAGGATAATTGTTAACTTTGGGTGAAAATTGAAGAGGAAGACAAAGTGACACTTTTGTTAGGATcactttcctttttgtttgatCACTAGGTTACGACATTTGTTGTAACGACTTAAGAAAAAACGCTAATTACATCTATGTTATTACTATAAAAAGGCTAGTCAATTAAGagttttcttaaaattacttataaaatctAGTTTTTCATAGTAAGTAAGCAATGTAAGACTTAGCACCCATCAGTGTCTTTATAGACTATCAACTGTATCTTCTTAATATGGGATGAAGGTCTTACAAACTGCCCCTATTAAGCCTTAACATCCTCATCAAGGCCATGTTATGCGATGGTGATAGAACCACATagcattactaggtggctttaataccatttgtaataaCCGAGGAAAAAGCACTAGTCATGTCTATGTTATTACCTCAAAAAGAATAATCAATTTGTAGTTTCCTTAAAATCACAGTTTTATTTAGTAAGTAAACAATATGAAACCTAGCACCTAGAAATGTTTTTATAAACTACCAACTCTATTTGAAtcactcatcttcccaatatggaaTTAGAGTATTATAATTGTTGTATAGGAATGAGACTCTTGAATTAGAAGTGGTCTCTTTTCATGTAAGGCAATGAGAAAATCTATCAATGATCAAGCTAATTGGCTTGTGGCAAGCTTTGAGTTAAGGTgtggaaatgataaatttaaggAGAAGAATGGAAGGGTAGAACTAGGCAGTCTCAATCTAAGTCATGATTGGCAAAAGATTTTATGTCCAATTCAAAAGATGCGGAGTGATATTATTGTCACGAGAAATGACACTACAAATGTAACACACTGGTcacatattgagaagatgaagaGTAGCTCACTTAGAGaatgggtggtttataaagatagtcatgagtactaaatctcacattgcctagttgcTATGTGAAACTCGGTCTTATAAgtaatttttagaaaaactccaaattgactagtatTTTTGGGGTTATAGCGTAAATATAGCTAGCGCTTATTTCCTTggtcattacaaatggtatcagagccacctagtgaCGTTAGGCCATGAGGTATTGAAGCACTACATAACATGGCCTTGATGTGGACGTTATGAGTTTAAAAGGGGAAGTTTGTAACTGTGATGCCCCAAAACTTTAAAACCCAATCACGTCCGTTGAGGGAAACAAACGTTTTATTAAACCTTTTATAATGCAACAATTCCTTAAAAGCCTtcttatttttagaaaacaacaaaaaaaaaatcaattttagcTTCTAGGCGAACGTTCGATGTTAACACTAGTGCGAGCGTTCGAGAAGGAACCACACTGAACATTCGATTTGCAACCTTAAAATAGTTGagtaatagtacaccgaacattCGAGCATAGTACCGTGTtttgccaaatactacctaaattaatagataataattggtacGTTTTATTCGAAAgtacacaaaatcaaacaatagtatagtgtagCTAGTACGAGATCAGTTctacgaggattgttgattttccttagaattgattaaaatatcaaagttgtcactaaattgatattgatatattgaaaagaaataaaaataaaataaaaggtagggctttgatatccaccattaatcatgttcaaataatataacaatatgccaatgttctaatcatattatgaatacctaatgtttgtcaacctaagggcatgggtgtatactccttaagctgtagattttcctaagcaacgaattaggcatgggtgtatactctaactcttttctttcttaaaagatttagcatgggtgtatcctaagttgttctttaagaaaacataaatctattgaaatcaacaaacacatggagcctaaggcatgggtgtatactcctggttttcTATGTTatttaacccaagaacccgtgaggaaattcttttgtcactctattaagcccagaaCTCgaccatccaaattgacttaaataagtAATCcacaccacatgcatataatgaccaatcacatacatatgaggaattcaataaaataggaattaatcaagttaagtatcacaatatgattatcacaaacgcgctaatattgaaatattaaataaacataattagggcttcaatataGCCTTACTAAagtaattagttacacataattaaaataaagggaaaagaaagaaccaaaaaccgctcctagaagtatcctccaaattcctctctcCAAAGTTATCTCCTAAATTCTGTATTGTATTGTAAGGCtcagaggtctatttatagggcttaggagagtcctagaagctctagtaatcctagaaaatttGGAGGTTtatctcctagtccaattaggataaagataACCTacgtccaaatcggaataggatttgtccagatttgcgttcttatcttgcgggacgattttggcgTAGCgcacgtccgaattaggaaaatgttatttcataatgatttgtatcattttgagttagctttcgaATTCGGCTAGAATCATTCCAATTGaatatttgaaatgaaagttatggtcaaaatatcaAGACATGTGCAtgatccaaatttgaatccaatccgattttgactccaatttgagaaattccgatttaatcctttcatttatttaattaaacttaaccacatcatataagTCATCTATTATggttggttaagcttaaccatatcttttaggtcttcccaatttgccctttaagctttgAACTTTTctggaaacgctttcttttcttccatgacctataaaacaaagaaaatacaaaaaggaaataaaattgcacaaactaacaaaactaaggaattaacaaatataaattaaggggctaaaatacatatattttagcacttatcacaccccaaaACTTACACATTGCTAGTcacttagcaatacaaaactaaaaaaaaaaaaaaaaaaaaaaaaaaaaacagaaaacaaaaagataaatcatttttttgtgggatgtacgattgcatttagcgtatgcaacaagcgtTTTAAACCCCTAAAATTTCCTAGAGGaagagtgaagtctcatgagggttttctaggaatgttacccacaaacattatgcacaagttcatgttatccaaaattgAAGTGTCACCAAAAATCATggtttttcattcattagcaagtttaaaaaagataaacccCACGTTctcaatgaattgaaattttaaagtctaattacttacaaaagatagctaaggcatcacaagttcgaaaaagtgtaaagtgaactagcacacaattaaatatgaagcttctaaTTATTCTCAATATGTAGTgtttcaatatctcaaagttcactgaaatccccatTAGAA
This window of the Corylus avellana chromosome ca5, CavTom2PMs-1.0 genome carries:
- the LOC132182484 gene encoding PLASMODESMATA CALLOSE-BINDING PROTEIN 5-like, which gives rise to MAKSFGFFFISLFFTLPLSRASVPASRAQKGVVGTELWCVAKNNADDAALQSALDWACGPGATDCGPIQQGGPCYDPTDIQSTASFAFNDYYLKHGMTDDSCFFDNTAALTSLNPSHDNCKFPSSMLASNGSFSGSSTGAGMVPSEDINGCTGNAQLWFWTLIIAQMFIIITHIISQR